A genomic window from Anticarsia gemmatalis isolate Benzon Research Colony breed Stoneville strain chromosome 22, ilAntGemm2 primary, whole genome shotgun sequence includes:
- the LOC142982663 gene encoding nucleolar protein 9 produces the protein MSEEHADTNPNKKRSRKKRKNFLSNAKKYAKKGQMGRGTKIPEELYQYFVGILDVMKQGIENEEERHALVNNVLERTKEEELNVIGNQLGCRVIELLLPFASPEDLERFIEVLSPEIRRLCSDNFTSHVVETLLRVSCERATAHLQTGEDNTSDSEEAPKKKPKLEAKTESKYEEKHIKRCHEFTITMSKYTLNNLEEFVWDKYANHILRSAVKCLSGITLMPGEKPKVNIFKTTVDDGKGIPPHLTKMTYKNVPDEFKELVKEFVNRISAWPQFKDLPYQNSTSGLLQVMLYAIKNVDKNMTKDVIRKLLDESFAPEDWVGNGDDDKKDVKDADAEQVSSSNLPPVFESEPAVRLLEAALFVSKKKTYTQIYARCFINRLGQLATMPMLNYTVQRLVDNCDVKEEFEPMFVELSDKMPALLACGNTGVLVALAKACLRLKAKQTQYMTSLESALKCSEADKQKYFSVLCLRLLPLDRVDLTALDKEYFINVHGSVILQCILDFQRPAKAVTGLLELTTEQLLVILCDAKGCHVADALCKGQCVGQKARDKLIWRLKGYYQQLALSQYGSRAFEQVFAVATMEQKLKIMTELSDKSNLLNSTNYGRLIATKLDVATYKLSQKKWEETWKKKDNK, from the exons atgagTGAAGAACACGCAGATACTAATCCTAACAAGAAGAGATCAAGGAAGAAACGTAAGAACTTCCTTTCAAATGCGAAGAAATATGCGAAAAAGGGTCAAATGGGCCGCGGAACAAAGATTCCAGAGGAATTGTATCAATACTTCGTTGGTATCTTAGATGTGATGAAACAGGGCATTGAGAATGAGGAAGAAAGAC ATGCCCTAGTCAACAATGTGTTAGAGCGTACTAAAGAAGAGGAGCTCAACGTTATAGGGAATCAGCTTGGCTGTCGAGTTATAGAACTGCTCCTACCATTCGCATCCCCCGAGGACTTAGAACGGTTCATAGAAGTACTCTCACCAGAGATTCGTAGACTATGTTCAGACAACTTTACCAGTCACGTGGTTGAGACGCTACTGAGAGTTTCTTGTGAAAGAGCCACAGCACATTTACAAACTGGAGAAGATAATACTTCAGATTCTGAAGAAGCACCGAAGAAAAAACCTAAATTGGAAGCGAAAACTGAAtcaaaatatgaagaaaaacaTATTAAGAGATGTCACGAATTCACTATAACAATGTCAAAATATACACTAAACAATTTAGAAGAATTTGTTTGGGACAAATACGCAAATCATATTTTACGAAGTGCAGTAAAATGTCTGAGCGGTATCACATTAATGCCTGGAGAGAAGCCTAAAGTCAACATCTTCAAGACCACAGTTGACGATGGGAAAGGAATACCACCGCATTTGACTAAAATGACATACAAAAACGTCCCAGATGAATTCAAGGAGCTGGTTAAAGAATTTGTAAACAGAATATCTGCATGGCCTCAGTTCAAAGACTTACCGTATCAGAACAGTACGTCAGGGCTTCTACAAGTGATGTTATATgctataaaaaatgttgataagAATATGACAAAGGATGTGATTCGTAAGTTGTTGGATGAGAGCTTTGCGCCCGAGGACTGGGTGGGGAACGGTGATGATGATAAGAAGGACGTGAAGGATGCTGACGCTGAACAGGTGTCAAGTAGTAATTTGCCACCGGTGTTTGAATCTGAACCTGCTGTCAG GCTCTTAGAAGCAGCATTATTTGTATCAAAGAAGAAGACATACACTCAGATCTATGCGCGGTGCTTCATCAACCGCCTGGGACAGCTCGCTACTATGCCCATGTTGAACTACACTGTACAGAGACTGGTGGACAACTGTGATGTTAAGGAAGAG TTTGAGCCGATGTTCGTGGAGTTATCAGACAAGATGCCAGCACTGTTAGCGTGCGGGAACACCGGCGTGCTGGTCGCGCTCGCTAAGGCGTGCCTCAGGCTCAAGGCGAAGCAGACGCAGTATATGact AGTCTAGAATCAGCTCTCAAATGTTCTGAGGCGGACAAACAGAAGTACTTCTCAGTGTTGTGCCTGCGCCTGCTGCCGCTGGACCGCGTGGACCTCACGGCGCTGGACAAGGAGTACTTCATCAATGTACACGGATCTGTTATATTACAGTGCATACTGGACTTTCAG CGTCCAGCGAAGGCCGTGACAGGTCTTCTAGAACTAACGACAGAACAGCTTCTCGTGATCCTGTGTGACGCGAAGGGCTGCCACGTGGCCGACGCGCTGTGCAAGGGACAATGTGTGGGACAGAAGGCACGAGACAAACTTATATGGAGACTTAag GGCTACTACCAACAACTAGCGCTCTCCCAATACGGTTCCCGAGCCTTCGAGCAGGTGTTCGCCGTGGCCACCATGGAACAGAAGCTCAAGATAATGACCGAACTGTCGGACAAGAGCAACCTTCTCAACAGCACCAACTACGGCAGACTCATCGCGACTAAACTAGATGTCGCCACTTACAAACTGTCGCAGAAAAAGTGGGAGGAAACTTGGAAGaagaaagataataaatag
- the LOC142982664 gene encoding uncharacterized protein LOC142982664, translated as MKFALLFLAILAVICLTSAIENRTDRKLINRPKIDIYGYRPKRAPQGGVKVHPLFNFRPTTTAPSLKKGEYMCGKKVCKLPPGVEPKNCNGECQYPIL; from the exons atgaaattcgcg TTGTTATTCCTCGCTATTTTGGCGGTAATATGCCTGACGTCGGCCATAGAGAACAGGACAGACCGGAAGTTGATCAATAGACCTAAGATTGATATCTATGGGTACAGACCAAAGAGGGCACCGCAGGGAGGAGTTAAAG TGCATCCGTTGTTCAACTTCCGGCCGACGACGACAGCGCCATCTTTGAAAAAAGGCGAGTACATGTGCGGCAAGAAAGTGTGCAAGCTCCCCCCGGGAGTCGAACCTAAGAACTGCAACGGTGAATGTCAGTATCCTATATTATAA